The following proteins are encoded in a genomic region of Pyrinomonadaceae bacterium:
- a CDS encoding glutamate-1-semialdehyde 2,1-aminomutase gives MSSHQTAPVLDSSHDLFERALRLSPGGVHSPVRAFKSVGGTPVFFRSAQGAILTSVEGEDYIDFCQSFGPLMLGHRDPDVAEVVKEAIDTAWSFGACEPYSLELAEWITSRVPWAEMLRFVSSGTEAVMSALRVARAATGRSRILKFEGCYHGHADSLLVKAGSGLAGVAASSSAGVSKNVASETLVASLDEEESVRAVFDTHGSEIAAVILEPLPANYGLLIQRREFIEETVNLARRHGALVIFDEVISGFRLGMGGMAEVLGMRPDLVTYGKVIGGGFPVGAYGGRRDLMEMVAPSGPVYQAGTLSANPVGVRAGLTTLQKIERVGAFQTLEKRTAQFCDQLNATFDERGLPVQITRAASLFWLHAKTDKVIRRLEDIPTYHAENFARIFHGALGRGVYFAPSGYEVSFMSLAHTDELLEKSARAICEAVEEAFPSPSGRGRG, from the coding sequence ATGTCGTCTCATCAAACAGCACCAGTTCTTGATTCGTCGCACGACCTCTTCGAACGTGCTCTGCGCCTTTCACCCGGCGGCGTACACAGTCCCGTGCGTGCCTTCAAAAGCGTTGGCGGAACGCCCGTCTTTTTCCGCAGCGCGCAGGGCGCGATTCTGACTTCCGTTGAGGGTGAGGACTACATTGATTTCTGTCAGAGCTTCGGGCCGTTGATGCTCGGTCATCGCGATCCGGATGTCGCCGAAGTTGTGAAGGAAGCAATTGACACCGCCTGGAGCTTCGGCGCGTGCGAGCCTTACTCACTGGAACTGGCCGAATGGATTACTTCGCGTGTGCCCTGGGCCGAGATGCTGCGCTTCGTTTCTTCGGGCACGGAAGCGGTGATGAGTGCGCTCCGCGTAGCGCGGGCGGCGACCGGGCGCTCGCGAATTCTGAAATTCGAAGGCTGCTATCACGGCCACGCCGATTCCCTTTTGGTGAAAGCCGGAAGTGGATTGGCCGGAGTTGCCGCCAGCTCAAGCGCCGGCGTTTCCAAAAATGTTGCGAGCGAAACGCTGGTTGCGTCGCTGGATGAAGAAGAGAGCGTGCGCGCGGTGTTCGACACGCACGGATCGGAAATAGCCGCGGTGATTCTTGAACCGCTGCCGGCGAATTACGGTCTGTTGATTCAGCGGCGCGAATTCATAGAAGAAACGGTTAACCTCGCGCGCCGGCATGGGGCGCTGGTCATTTTCGACGAAGTCATCTCCGGTTTTCGCTTGGGGATGGGCGGCATGGCGGAAGTTCTGGGGATGCGACCCGATCTCGTGACGTACGGCAAAGTCATTGGCGGCGGATTTCCCGTCGGTGCGTACGGCGGGCGGCGCGATCTGATGGAGATGGTCGCGCCTTCCGGACCGGTGTATCAGGCCGGAACACTAAGCGCGAATCCTGTTGGTGTGCGCGCCGGGTTGACGACCCTGCAAAAGATTGAACGTGTCGGCGCCTTTCAAACGCTGGAAAAGCGAACTGCGCAGTTCTGCGATCAACTGAATGCGACCTTCGATGAACGAGGCTTGCCGGTGCAAATCACGCGCGCGGCTTCTCTGTTCTGGCTACATGCGAAGACTGATAAGGTCATTCGTCGGCTAGAAGACATCCCGACATATCACGCTGAAAACTTTGCGCGCATCTTTCACGGCGCACTGGGTCGTGGAGTTTACTTCGCGCCGAGTGGTTATGAGGTAAGTTTCATGTCGCTGGCTCATACTGATGAGCTGTTGGAAAAATCCGCTCGTGCGATTTGTGAGGCGGTTGAAGAGGCTTTTCCCTCTCCCTCTGGGAGAGGGAGAGGGTGA